One stretch of Rhodoflexus caldus DNA includes these proteins:
- the priA gene encoding replication restart helicase PriA, with the protein MRQTFFADILLPLPLKGTFTYRVPLALNDTIAEGTRVVVQFGQKRILTGIVIRIHENPPRDYQTKMILDLIDRQPIALPLQLQFWEWVSDYYICTWGEVMNVAVPAGLKLSSESRIQLHPALAADDLNPDNFSEKELLLLDALRQNETLGYEEAVKISGNKQIYSLLKSLLQKECILIFEELKEKYKPKTIKKVRLHANWRGKDEASLIELLDRLAKHTKQEALILRYLSLIPWQAEPEQQLNGIPKSTLLTANLSESAYKTLLKNEVLEEFEIIVSRLEELPTGDFQLPQLTDAQSNALQKIISLWDKKQAVLLHGVTGSGKTELYIHLIDQMLQSGNQVLLLLPEIALTTQIVARLRRVFGNRLGVYHSRFSDNERVEVWHGIMDGRFDVIVGVRSSIFLPFSHLGLIIIDEEHDSSYKQYDPAPRYHARDAAMMLAHMHGAKVLLGTATPSLESFYHAAEKRYGYVRLTQRFNDAQLPAIQFINTKHESKAKRMIGEFAPVTLEAIRTTLEAKKQVILFQNRRGYAPHLSCQTCNWVPHCQNCAVSLTFHMHSNELRCHYCGYRENPPHTCRQCGSHEIKTVGYGTEKIEDTVKSLFPDAVVQRMDLDTTRGKYGLQNIIEDFSAHKIDILVGTQMVTKGLDFDHVALVVVFDIDRALYYPDFRAHERVFQILTQVAGRAGRKAAQGTVIIQTGNPHHPILEHVAAHHFEDFYKDELPQRQHYHYPPFTRLIELTVKGESAEEVEKAAQNLAVALRNGLGGNRVLGPQAPPIERIRNQYLRNVLVKIERQGTSLKAMKAYIGTTMDNLIKNKTFKELKVVVDVDPV; encoded by the coding sequence ATGCGTCAGACTTTTTTTGCAGATATTCTTCTCCCCCTCCCGCTTAAAGGCACTTTTACCTACCGCGTGCCCCTTGCTTTGAACGATACCATTGCCGAAGGTACAAGAGTAGTTGTACAATTCGGACAAAAGCGCATCCTAACAGGCATCGTTATCCGCATCCACGAAAATCCGCCGCGCGACTATCAAACCAAAATGATTCTGGATTTGATAGACCGCCAGCCCATTGCTCTTCCTTTGCAGTTGCAATTTTGGGAGTGGGTATCCGACTACTACATCTGCACATGGGGCGAAGTAATGAACGTGGCCGTACCTGCCGGGCTGAAACTCAGCAGCGAGTCGCGCATCCAACTTCATCCGGCCTTGGCGGCAGATGACCTCAACCCTGATAATTTCAGCGAAAAGGAACTGCTGCTGCTGGACGCTCTGCGGCAAAATGAAACCTTGGGCTATGAAGAGGCAGTTAAAATTTCGGGTAACAAACAGATTTACAGCCTGTTAAAATCGCTTTTGCAGAAAGAATGTATCCTGATTTTTGAGGAACTCAAAGAAAAATATAAGCCCAAAACCATCAAAAAAGTTAGGTTACATGCCAATTGGCGCGGCAAAGATGAGGCATCCCTGATTGAACTGTTAGACAGGCTTGCTAAACATACCAAACAAGAGGCCTTGATTCTCAGGTATTTATCGCTGATTCCTTGGCAAGCCGAACCGGAGCAACAACTCAACGGCATTCCCAAAAGCACGCTGCTTACTGCCAATCTGTCGGAAAGTGCATACAAAACACTACTGAAAAATGAAGTGCTGGAAGAGTTTGAAATAATCGTTTCGCGGTTGGAAGAGTTACCGACGGGCGACTTTCAGCTTCCGCAACTCACTGATGCACAAAGCAATGCGCTACAAAAAATCATCTCATTATGGGACAAAAAGCAGGCAGTATTGCTGCACGGCGTTACAGGCTCGGGTAAAACTGAACTCTACATACACTTGATAGACCAAATGTTGCAGTCGGGCAATCAGGTGCTGCTGCTGCTGCCGGAAATTGCTTTAACAACACAAATTGTCGCCCGTTTGCGGCGCGTTTTTGGCAATCGGCTGGGGGTTTACCATTCCCGATTTTCAGACAATGAACGGGTGGAAGTATGGCACGGCATCATGGACGGGCGTTTTGATGTAATTGTTGGGGTTCGCTCCTCTATCTTCCTGCCTTTCAGTCATTTAGGTTTGATTATTATTGATGAGGAGCATGATAGCTCCTACAAGCAATACGACCCTGCACCGCGTTACCACGCCCGCGATGCGGCTATGATGTTGGCGCATATGCACGGTGCAAAAGTGCTACTGGGAACAGCTACGCCATCGCTGGAAAGTTTTTATCATGCAGCCGAAAAACGCTACGGCTACGTGCGGCTGACACAGCGATTCAATGATGCACAACTGCCTGCCATTCAGTTTATTAATACAAAACATGAAAGCAAAGCCAAGCGCATGATAGGCGAATTTGCACCGGTCACATTAGAGGCCATACGTACAACGCTCGAGGCAAAAAAGCAGGTGATTTTGTTTCAGAATCGGCGCGGCTATGCTCCCCACCTCTCCTGCCAGACCTGTAACTGGGTGCCTCATTGCCAAAATTGCGCTGTCAGCCTCACATTTCACATGCACAGCAACGAATTGCGCTGCCACTATTGCGGTTACAGAGAAAACCCGCCGCACACCTGCCGACAGTGCGGCTCGCACGAAATCAAGACAGTGGGGTATGGTACCGAAAAAATAGAGGATACCGTGAAATCGCTTTTTCCCGATGCTGTGGTGCAGCGCATGGACTTAGATACTACTCGCGGAAAATATGGTCTGCAAAATATCATTGAGGATTTTTCTGCTCATAAAATTGACATATTGGTAGGTACGCAAATGGTTACTAAGGGGCTCGATTTTGACCATGTAGCGCTGGTAGTAGTGTTTGACATAGACCGCGCCTTGTACTATCCCGATTTCAGGGCACATGAGCGCGTATTCCAGATATTGACGCAGGTAGCAGGAAGAGCAGGCAGAAAAGCCGCACAGGGAACGGTCATCATTCAAACGGGCAACCCGCACCACCCGATACTCGAGCATGTGGCGGCTCATCATTTTGAAGACTTTTACAAGGATGAACTGCCGCAGCGTCAGCATTACCACTACCCGCCTTTTACCAGACTGATAGAACTGACCGTTAAGGGAGAGTCGGCAGAAGAGGTGGAAAAAGCGGCACAGAACCTTGCCGTGGCATTGCGCAATGGTTTAGGCGGCAACCGCGTGTTAGGGCCGCAAGCTCCCCCTATTGAGCGCATCCGCAATCAATATTTGCGCAACGTGCTCGTCAAAATTGAGCGACAAGGCACTTCACTCAAAGCAATGAAAGCATACATCGGCACGACCATGGACAACCTCATAAAAAACAAGACCTTCAAAGAGTTAAAGGTCGTTGTCGATGTTGACCCCGTGTAA
- a CDS encoding S1 family peptidase, protein MNTEEQLRLWDKIERYVEGDMETGEYLAFEKEIASNPELAQQIADYQALRTPLDLLKERRQLRAKLDRFHAEIDPVEQQAALKVYKNKDTWRTYTSKYLPTIAVAASVALITVLSTLFTLGYLKSMERSQQSNLKLLRRELDQIKRDIKSTKDTLNRAIPRATAAPQRFEGTCFAISEKGHLITSYHLVAKADSVFIESTTQPGLRYKVELAFGDERTDLAVLKVADSTFHEFGRIPYTLKKGTVDLGEEIFTLAYPKNDIVYGEGSISARTGFEGDSVAYQISIPVNPGNSGGPVFDTNGNLIGVVSGKLSGAEGVAFALKSSAIWRTLKDSVPNELDEMFDLPKQSKLAGQKRTAQLKKIQDYVFQVKVY, encoded by the coding sequence ATGAATACCGAAGAGCAACTCCGACTGTGGGATAAAATAGAACGCTATGTTGAAGGCGACATGGAGACAGGGGAGTACCTTGCCTTTGAGAAAGAAATTGCTTCCAATCCTGAGTTAGCACAGCAAATTGCTGACTATCAGGCATTGCGCACACCTTTGGACTTGCTCAAAGAACGTCGGCAACTCCGCGCTAAACTTGACCGATTCCATGCCGAAATAGACCCTGTTGAACAGCAGGCGGCACTGAAAGTGTACAAAAATAAGGACACTTGGCGCACTTATACTTCCAAATATTTGCCGACAATTGCCGTAGCCGCAAGTGTTGCGCTGATTACGGTACTGAGTACACTTTTCACGCTTGGCTACCTGAAAAGCATGGAGCGCAGCCAGCAAAGCAATCTCAAACTGTTGCGCCGAGAGTTAGACCAAATCAAACGCGATATAAAGAGTACCAAAGACACGCTGAATCGGGCTATCCCGCGGGCTACGGCAGCTCCGCAGCGCTTTGAAGGTACTTGCTTTGCCATTTCGGAGAAAGGGCACTTAATTACCAGCTATCACTTGGTGGCAAAAGCCGATTCTGTTTTCATAGAATCTACTACCCAGCCCGGATTGCGCTACAAAGTAGAATTAGCCTTTGGCGATGAACGAACTGACCTTGCCGTATTAAAAGTAGCAGACAGTACCTTCCATGAATTTGGCAGAATTCCTTACACACTGAAAAAAGGAACCGTAGATTTGGGCGAAGAAATTTTTACGCTGGCATATCCGAAAAATGATATTGTGTACGGAGAAGGCAGCATAAGCGCCCGCACGGGTTTTGAGGGCGACTCTGTTGCCTATCAAATCTCTATTCCGGTGAACCCGGGCAACAGCGGAGGCCCCGTGTTTGATACCAATGGCAACCTTATCGGCGTGGTTTCGGGCAAACTCTCAGGTGCCGAAGGTGTGGCTTTCGCACTTAAATCATCAGCCATCTGGCGCACTTTGAAAGACAGTGTACCAAACGAACTGGATGAAATGTTTGACCTGCCCAAGCAAAGCAAACTTGCAGGCCAAAAGCGGACGGCTCAACTGAAAAAAATACAGGATTACGTTTTCCAAGTAAAAGTCTATTAA
- a CDS encoding RNA polymerase sigma factor, giving the protein MKKTALFNEESFVKALRENNEAVMSRIYKLYFPMVLHLVLVNSGTEDEAKDIYQEAFIVLYESLQRPDFQLRCSIKTFLYSVSRNHWLKRLQAKKIKTDLKDVEEFIPFVEDSVSIENEARLVTIEAAMQRLGEPCRTILEDYYLNEMSMADIAEKMGYTNADNAKTQKYKCFNRLKRLIEELK; this is encoded by the coding sequence ATGAAAAAAACTGCCTTGTTTAACGAAGAGAGCTTTGTCAAAGCGCTTCGCGAAAATAACGAGGCGGTTATGAGCAGGATATACAAACTTTATTTTCCGATGGTGTTGCACCTTGTGCTGGTCAATAGCGGAACGGAAGATGAAGCCAAAGATATTTATCAGGAAGCATTTATCGTGCTTTACGAAAGTTTGCAACGGCCTGATTTTCAGTTGCGATGCAGTATTAAAACTTTTCTGTATTCGGTCAGCCGCAACCATTGGCTGAAACGATTGCAGGCGAAGAAAATCAAAACTGACCTGAAAGACGTGGAGGAATTTATTCCTTTCGTAGAGGACAGCGTCAGCATTGAAAACGAAGCGCGCTTGGTAACGATAGAGGCAGCCATGCAGCGATTGGGTGAACCGTGTCGTACTATTTTGGAGGATTACTACCTCAACGAAATGAGCATGGCAGATATTGCCGAAAAAATGGGCTATACGAATGCCGACAATGCTAAAACACAGAAATACAAGTGTTTTAATCGGTTGAAGAGATTAATAGAAGAACTGAAATGA